A region from the Drosophila takahashii strain IR98-3 E-12201 chromosome 2L, DtakHiC1v2, whole genome shotgun sequence genome encodes:
- the vls gene encoding protein valois, translating to MFPQRSSEVYRTPVTHQPPPALELATSLEYPNLNVADLNARLENLSPRLHDCWDSIAVNEHNHYALATNRREGRHWWGMFFGYERSQVNHMTVDNADFKLQAEHTVNIVRYAENNVLLVALGDTRLQAWSTYSKVRNPQHPYCLFLVGESSAHPTPISQLSVFKADPRRAVSGSADGTLNVWDLSGADLVSSYHSRSAHTDKMTALATPSASADRFVTCDRGGCARLWDVRAAAPSSTCLYADSSHLLSFTTAAWAAPTELQGDNYVYLGDYDGKVHTLDIRVPRKLAESREYFTKGHVSQLLINGHYLAAMSNLPAAVKVVDVQANHEVIYTHQDTHSRLTDAVWSDDSTLITIGHGRKMVTHSIK from the exons ATGTTCCCGCAACGCAGCTCCGAGGTCTACCGCACTCCGGTGACCCACCAACCGCCGCCGGCTTTGGAGCTGGCCACCAGCCTGGAGTACCCGAATCTCAATGTTGCCGATCTGAATGCGCGCCTGGAGAACCTGTCGCCGCGACTCCACGACTGCTGGGACAGCATCGCGGTCAACGAACACAACCACTACGCACTGGCCACCAACCGGCGCGAGGGACGCCACTGGTGGGGCATGTTCTTCGGCTACGAACGCAGCCAGGTGAACCACATGACCGTGGACAATGCGGACTTCAAGCTGCAGGCCGAGCACACGGTGAACATTGTGCGCTATGCGGAGAACAATGTGCTCCTGGTGGCCCTGGGCGATACGCGCCTCCAGGCCTGGTCCACCTACTCCAAGGTGCGCAATCCGCAGCATCCCTACTGCCTCTTCCTGGTGGGCGAGTCCTCGGCCCATCCCACGCCCATCAGCCAGCTGAGCGTTTTCAAGGCGGATCCGCGAAGAGCCGTCTCGGGATCAGCGGATGGGACTCTCAAT GTCTGGGACCTTTCGGGCGCCGATCTGGTGAGCTCCTACCATTCGCGCTCCGCTCACACCGACAAGATGACCGCCCTGGCCACGCCCTCAGCCTCGGCGGACAGATTTGTGACCTGCGACCGCGGCGGCTGCGCCCGCCTCTGGGATGTCCGGGCAGCGGCTCCCTCCTCCACGTGCCTCTATGCGGACTCCTCTCATCTGCTCAGCTTCACGACCGCCGCCTGGGCAGCACCAACTGAGCTGCAGGGCGACAATTATGTTTATCTCGGCGACTACGACGGCAAGGTTCATACTCTGGACATCCGAGTGCCGCGTAAACTGGCGGAAAGTCGGGAATACTTCACCAAGGGACATGTATCGCAACTTCTAATCAATGG GCATTATCTGGCTGCCATGAGCAATTTGCCCGCCGCGGTGAAGGTGGTCGATGTGCAGGCCAACCACGAGGTCATCTACACGCACCAGGACACCCATTCTCGCCTCACCGACGCCGTTTGGAGCGATGATAGCACCCTCATTACCATCGGGCATGGCCGCAAAATGGTCACACATTCGATCAAGTAA